A single window of Phlebotomus papatasi isolate M1 chromosome 4, Ppap_2.1, whole genome shotgun sequence DNA harbors:
- the LOC129808573 gene encoding uncharacterized protein LOC129808573: MGVVQRKLYRLQGRVRTEEGDKSGFLTNISGVEIPPEVVQLLQLGPKFSLPLCGLPLLHLIADIEEVVGSAECVGRRDVLRADLVNILQNAIHGTSPADPFERRLREWMKKTAEFGREQGSGLAILQSDKGNRTVIMSRTEYDEKMRVLVQDASTYEEISRDPTSRFQLRNNDLVRAVYNKEKINSYQKSQLTTYKAIAPRIYGLPKVHKPGVPLRPVVSYIGSPNYALAKFVASLLSPLTDSPYNVKNSLEVSRFVTGQVLPEGYIVVSLDVVSLFTNVPIDLVMSEIEVRFHEIEPHTPLEKSEVLQLAEFCLRSGYFTYAGPIAADIAMQKALNTILEDPPFRIGFVRKYVDDLLVSVHVDDVGPLMSQFNAFHPKIQFTVEKECEGVLPYLDLTIHRDATNTLSTVWYCKPNSSQRMLNYYSAHPQSTIINVGRNLIGRARLVTTKSGVNLDPVMRDILKRNDFPERIIRRLLKESSPQSGRSSPAQILQSERFFTLTYIKGISERMKTRISRTTGAKVAFKPAKKVKEYFTKVKDPVPKLQRSDVVYSVPCGDCGRSYIGTTGQLLHKRMQQHKNDTKPPIRNTNATSLCVEPNKVCVAFSSVASDACGHDDDLQIYCFGDPIAPDACFSQANEILHLISQWAVNNDLLLNPGKSQALLITSGRHRPDPLPLYLNAGWLWTFKINPFVTLTYATDHPPVIPHTLTHYKHPQQTLGAHSSLSSIVANANINASAQSRAAYKGQLTVLKRQLEKYIDDPEEMESENALSDLLTFKDRN, from the exons ATGGGGGTTGTGCAAAGAAAACTATACCGATTGCAGGGTAGAGTACGGACTGAGGAGGGTGATAAATCGGGGTTTCTTACGAATATCAGTGGCGTAGAGATTCCTCCGGAAGTGGTGCAGTTGCTCCAGTTAGGGCCCAAATTTTCTCTTCCCCTTTGTGGACTCCCGCTTCTCCATCTCATTGCCGACATAGAAGAGGTGGTGGGTAGTGCTGAGTGTGTGGGGAGAAGGGATGTCCTGCGGGCTGATCTGGTAAATATTCTACAAAATGCCATTCACGGTACTTCTCCAGCTGATCCATTCGAAAGAAGACTTCGTGAATGGATGAAGAAAACGGCTGAATTTGGCCGGGAACAGGGGAGTGGCTTGGCAATCCTGCAATCCGACAAGGGTAATAGAACTGTGATCATGAGCAGGACTGAGTACGATGAAAAAATGAGAGTATTAGTACAGGACGCTAGCACCTATGAAGAAATTAGCAGGGATCCAACTTCAAGATTCCAATTGAGAAATAATGATCTGGTGAGAGCTGTGTATAATAAGGAGAAGATAAATAGTTATCAAAAATCACAATTAACTACTTACAAGGCAATTGCCCCTCGGATTTATGGTCTCCCAAAGGTCCATAAACCAGGAGTACCGCTGAGACCTGTCGTTTCCTATATAGGAAGCCCTAATTATGCTCTCGCCAAGTTTGTGGCCTCCCTGCTCTCACCCCTAACGGATAGTCCATATAATGTAAAGAATTCCCTGGAGGTTTCACGTTTTGTTACGGGGCAGGTCCTGCCTGAGGGATACATCGTGGTGAGTTTGGACGTTGTCTCCTTGTTCACAAATGTCCCCATTGACTTGGTTATGAGCGAGATTGAGGTACGATTCCACGAAATAGAACCCCACACGCCATTAGAAAAATCAGAGGTGCTGCAACTCGCGGAATTTTGCCTGAGATCAGGGTATTTTACCTATGCAG GCCCAATCGCGGCGGACATAGCAATGCAAAAGGCACTGAACACGATATTGGAGGACCCTCCGTTTCGCATAGGTTTCGTGAGAAAGTATGTGGATGACCTCCTGGTGTCGGTGCATGTGGATGATGTGGGCCCTCTGATGTCACAATTTAATGCTTTTCAccctaaaattcaatttacggTGGAGAAGGAATGTGAGGGTGTCCTGCCCTACCTTGACTTAACAATACATAGAGATGCGACAAATACCCTTAGCACTGTCTGGTATTGCAAGCCAAATTCCTCCCAAAGGATGCTAAACTATTATAGTGCACATCCACAAAGCACCATCATCAATGTGGGGAGGAACCTCATAGGCAGGGCACGTTTAGTCACCACGAAATCTGGAGTAAATTTGGATCCCGTCATGAGAGATATTCTCAAGAGAAATGATTTTCCTGAGAGAATTATTAGGAGACTACTCAAGGAGTCCTCACCACAATCGGGTAGATCATCCCCGGCTCAGATCCTACAGTCTGAGAGATTCTTCACTCTCACCTACATCAAAGGCATTTCTGAGCGCATGAAGACGAGGATCTCGAGGACTACTGGAGCCAAAGTGGCCTTCAAACCAGCTAAGAAAGTGAAGGAATACTTCACCAAGGTGAAAGACCCAGTTCCTAAGCTCCAGAGATCGGATGTGGTCTATTCAGTGCCTTGTGGAGATTGTGGACGTAGCTACATTGGGACTACGGGACAGCTCCTGCACAAAAGAATGCAACAACATAAAAATGATACGAAACCACCAATAAGAAATACCAATGCAACTTCACT GTGCGTTGAGCCCAATAAGGTGTGTGTGGCTTTCTCTTCTGTCGCGTCTGATGCTTGTGGGCATGACG ATGATCTGCAGATCTATTGCTTCGGTGATCCTATTGCACCTGATGCATGCTTTAGTCAAGCGAATGAGATACTTCATCTGATCTCTCAGTGGGCTGTGAATAATGATCTTCTTCTCAATCCGGGTAAATCTCAAGCTTTGCTAATCACAAGTGGGAGACACCGTCCTGATCCACTTCCTCTTTACCTCAATG CCGGATGGCTTTGGACATTCAAAATTAATCCCTTTGTCACCCTCACGTACGCCACAGATCATCCCCCAGTTATACCACACACACTCACACACTACAAACACCCTCAG CAGACCTTAGGCGCACATTCATCGCTCTCAAGCATCGTGGCTAATGCAAATATCAATGCCAGTGCCCAGAGTAGAGCAGCTTACAAGGGGCAGCTGACTGTCTTGAAGCGACAACTGGAGAAATACATCGATGATCCAGAGGAGATGGAGTCTGAGAATGCTCTATCGGACTTGTTGACATTCAAGGACAGGAATTGA